In the genome of Verrucomicrobiota bacterium, the window CTTTGGATCAGTACCGGTTAAGAGTGGCATCAAATTCAATCCGTCGGCAAAAGCGGGTATCGCTTGCCCGGTAAGATTGCAGAAAGTTGGAAGAAGATCGAGGGCACTGACGACATTATCCGAAACCGCATTTTGTGGAAGAGTGCCGGGCCAGCTCACAATCATTGGCACGCGCGTTCCACCTTCGTAGAGCGTGAATTTACTTCCACGAAGGGGACTGTTGTCGGCATAAATAGGAGTGGAGCCTCCGTTGTCACCGATATAAATTACCAAGGTGTTTTCACTTAACCCCAGATCTTCGACCTGTTTCAATATCCGTCCGACCTCCTGGTCCAGGTAATGAAGCTGGCCTAAATAATGCGCACGCCCATCGGGATTATTTGGCCGCCTTGATCGGCGATACCAATGGATGTAAGGTTCTTTTTTTGGATCCCAGTCTCCGTAGTCCTTCAGTCCGTGCTCATCGAGGTACTCCTGAGGGAGTTGATGCGTGAAATTGTGAACCGCATTGAAAGAGAGGTACAAGAAAAACGGATTCTCCTTTTGGCGGGTTATGAAATCTCTGGCTTTTTCACCAAATATTTCAGTGCTCATGCCTTCCATATCCACTTCGTCCAGGCCGTCACGAAACGGTCCCATCCCCCAGGAATTGCTCGGCTCAGGATTCGTTGCTCTCAGTGCATCGAATTCGTCGATCATTTTCTGACTGTGTTTCAGATAATGGATACGCGCATTTTCAGATCCGAAAAATTCATCGAAACCATGTTCCAATGGAAAGTTTCGGGTTCCAGGTCCATTGGGGGAGCCGTAATGGACTTTGCCAACATAGCCGTTGGTATAACCTGCTTTTTTTAGAAGCTCGGCCAAAGTCTGGTTGTCCCAATTGGTAATTCCGGGGCCACCATACCATTGCATGCCGAATCGTTGCTGATAGGCACCTGTGATTATCCCGCAGCGTGAGGTGTTGCAAATAGGGGAGCTGGCATAGGCCTGGGTGAAACGTGTTCCTTGCGATGCCAGACGATCAATATTTGGTGTAGAAACATCGTCGAGAGTTCCAGCGATCGACATGTCCGCATAGCCTTGGTCATCCGAAACGATGAGGATGATGTTGGGTTTTTCGTAGTTTGATGTTTCATTCGACCTACAACCTGAAATAAATGCCAGTGTTGTCGCTACAGCTAAAATTGTAGGAGCAAACTTGTTCGCGACTTTTAAGTCGACACAGGCAAAGGGGGCGCGAACAAGTATGCTCCTACAGAAACGTCTCCAGTTCATGATTGTGATTGTTTCGAAATTAACCGCAGTCCAAGTACTGATGCGATGACAAGTAAGCCAAAACCCATCAGGTAGTTTCCATAAATCACTTTCCCTATACCAAACAGAAATCCGTAAACGGAAAAGACGCCGATGAATACATTGAGTATTTGAGGTGCCAAGGATTCACTTTTTGAAAGGTTGTCTAGTTGGTTTCGAACCGGTTTCCAACCGTTTCCACCGGGACGAGCTTTTTTATAAAAGCTCTTTAGGGTTTCCATATCCGAAGCAGGAGTCATCAGGGTAACCGTTAACCAAACAACGGTAGTCAGGCCGATGCTTATAATGAGCTCCATCCACCAAGGCATGCCGTGTTCAATCGTTCTGAAAGCAACGGCAAAGACAAATGAAGCCACCATGGCGCTCAGTTCACTGAAAGCGTTGATACGCCACCAGAACCAGCGAAGTATAAATATGAGTCCTGTTCCGGCTCCGACCTGGAGTAAAATCTGAAAGGTATCAAGCGCATCTTGTAATTGGAGAGCCAACAACCCTGCCAGAATCATCATCGCTACTGTGGAAATACGGCCGACGGTAACCAGTTGTTTTTCTGTGGCATCTGGTTTGAGGAAGCGCTTGTAGAAATCGTTCGCAACGTAGGAAGACCCCCAGTTGAGGTGGGTTGAGATTGTCGACATGTAGGCGGCAATCAATGATGCTAGAACCAGCCCGAGCCAGCCGTGTGGAAGAAAGGTTAGCATCGCCGGATAAGCAAGATCGTGGCCTAGTTTATCATCGGGGACATCTTCATTTGAAAAGGTCTGGCGTAGTGATGTAAGACCTGACTTTTGAATATTAAGATCTCTTAAAACTTGTTTCTCGATATCACTGACTAGTTCTGGAGTGTCTTTCAACTTTTCTGTAAGAATGACCATTTCCGGGGTCTCCAGGGTATTGGCTGCTTGTTCTCTGACATCCTTTGTATCCATTGGAAACACAATGAGTGAAGCCAGTGCTACAAGTATCCATGGCCACGGACGTAGGCCGTAGTGGGCAAAATTGAAAAAAAGCACCGCTCCGGTGGCGTGTTTTTCATCTTTTGCTGCTAACATGCGTTGAGCGACGTAACCGCCACCACCAGGTTCGGCCCCAGGATACCAAACGCTCCACCATTGTACTACGAGAGGGATGATTAACAGCGTCATCCATAGGTTGAGGCTCTCGTCGGTCCATGCGCCGGTTGAATCTTTTTCAATGGTCGGGAAAAAGCTAAGTTTATCCGCTACATTGGGATGTTCCAGCATTTCGCTGAGCGATCCGATTTCCACATGACTAATAGCGAAATACGCTGCTGCAATTGAACCTACCATCGCAACTATGAAAAGGAGGAAATCTGTGAAAACAACTCCACGGAATCCTCCTGCGGAGGAAAATATAACTGTGGCAAGCCCAGCCCACATGATGGATTGTAACGGACTCAGGCCCAGCATGACCCCGCCAATCTTTATGGCTGCCAATGACACCGCAGCCATAATCATTATGTTAAAGAAAACCCCTAAGTAAACGGCTCGAAATCCTCTTAAAAATGCAGCGCTCTTTCCACTATATCGTAATTCATAGAACTCAATATCCGTGAGCACTTCAGATCGTCGCCATAGTTTGGCGTATAGGAAAACGGTAAGCATTCCAGTTATTAGGAATGCCCACCACATCCAGTTTCCAGATACGCCATCGATTCGGACTACATTGGTTACGAAGTTCGGCGTGTCGGTGGAGAATGTTGTCGCTACCATAGAGAAGCCAAGTAGCCACCAGGGCATTTGCCGACCTCCCAGGAAGAACTGACCGCTGTCCTTTCCTGCCGCTTTTGCTACAATTAATCCTACAGCTATAACGGCGAGGAAGTATCCTATGATGAAAATCCAATCGATGAGTTCAAGTTGCATAATTGAGAAATATTTTCAGTCGTGGTTTTCGGCACTACGGGGACGCAGTTGCCCTACCATAACAGCTAATGGGTAGGGCC includes:
- a CDS encoding Na+:solute symporter; translation: MQLELIDWIFIIGYFLAVIAVGLIVAKAAGKDSGQFFLGGRQMPWWLLGFSMVATTFSTDTPNFVTNVVRIDGVSGNWMWWAFLITGMLTVFLYAKLWRRSEVLTDIEFYELRYSGKSAAFLRGFRAVYLGVFFNIMIMAAVSLAAIKIGGVMLGLSPLQSIMWAGLATVIFSSAGGFRGVVFTDFLLFIVAMVGSIAAAYFAISHVEIGSLSEMLEHPNVADKLSFFPTIEKDSTGAWTDESLNLWMTLLIIPLVVQWWSVWYPGAEPGGGGYVAQRMLAAKDEKHATGAVLFFNFAHYGLRPWPWILVALASLIVFPMDTKDVREQAANTLETPEMVILTEKLKDTPELVSDIEKQVLRDLNIQKSGLTSLRQTFSNEDVPDDKLGHDLAYPAMLTFLPHGWLGLVLASLIAAYMSTISTHLNWGSSYVANDFYKRFLKPDATEKQLVTVGRISTVAMMILAGLLALQLQDALDTFQILLQVGAGTGLIFILRWFWWRINAFSELSAMVASFVFAVAFRTIEHGMPWWMELIISIGLTTVVWLTVTLMTPASDMETLKSFYKKARPGGNGWKPVRNQLDNLSKSESLAPQILNVFIGVFSVYGFLFGIGKVIYGNYLMGFGLLVIASVLGLRLISKQSQS
- a CDS encoding sulfatase-like hydrolase/transferase, whose product is MNWRRFCRSILVRAPFACVDLKVANKFAPTILAVATTLAFISGCRSNETSNYEKPNIILIVSDDQGYADMSIAGTLDDVSTPNIDRLASQGTRFTQAYASSPICNTSRCGIITGAYQQRFGMQWYGGPGITNWDNQTLAELLKKAGYTNGYVGKVHYGSPNGPGTRNFPLEHGFDEFFGSENARIHYLKHSQKMIDEFDALRATNPEPSNSWGMGPFRDGLDEVDMEGMSTEIFGEKARDFITRQKENPFFLYLSFNAVHNFTHQLPQEYLDEHGLKDYGDWDPKKEPYIHWYRRSRRPNNPDGRAHYLGQLHYLDQEVGRILKQVEDLGLSENTLVIYIGDNGGSTPIYADNSPLRGSKFTLYEGGTRVPMIVSWPGTLPQNAVSDNVVSALDLLPTFCNLTGQAIPAFADGLNLMPLLTGTDPKLEHDVLHWKTADEWSVRKGDWKLHQVDGPGSSETEMVELELGTFLRNLRADPSESINYLDQHPEILAELGKLHEAWLATLPVSNSNVPSPTEWAEPPGKK